Proteins found in one Oncorhynchus mykiss isolate Arlee chromosome 3, USDA_OmykA_1.1, whole genome shotgun sequence genomic segment:
- the LOC118944827 gene encoding cholecystokinin-like, whose product MNAGICVCVLLAAFSGSSLGRPSHSQDEDKPEPPQLDSVMSPQHTRHTRSAPSSGQLIPFSKPAEDEAEDPRTSLRELLARLISRKGSLQRSSSLSSRASGPGPSHKIKDRDYLGWMDFGRRSAEEYEEYSS is encoded by the exons ATGAATGCAGGCATCTGTGTATGTGTACTGCTGGCTGCGTTCTCTGGCAGCAGTTTGGGGCGCCCGTCGCACTCGCAGGATGAGGACAAGCCTGAGCCCCCCCAGCTCGACAGCGTTATGTCTCCCCAACACACACGCCACACCCGCTCAGCACCCTCCAGTGGCCAGCTCATCCCCTTCTCCAAACCGGCAGAGGACGAGGCAGAGGACCCCCGCACCAGCCTGCGCGAACTACTGGCAAGATTGATATCCAGGAAAG GATCATTGCAGAGGAGCTCGTCCCTGAGCAGCAGAGCCAGCGGTCCGGGTCCCAGCCACAAGATAAAGGACAGAGACTACCTGGGCTGGATGGACTTCGGACGCCGCAGTGCAGAGGAGTACGAGGAGTACTCCTCATAG